From a single Deltaproteobacteria bacterium GWC2_65_14 genomic region:
- a CDS encoding bifunctional phosphoribosylaminoimidazolecarboxamide formyltransferase/IMP cyclohydrolase → MARIHRAILSVSDKAGIVEFARGLSRLGVELFGSGGTARMLREKKIRVRLIEEYTGFPEMLDGRVKTLNPKIHGGILAVRGNPAHMRTIQAHGIVPFDMLVVNLYPFEATVARPGCTPEEAIENIDIGGPAMVRSAAKNFRDVAVVTDPADYRQILERLRKGNGSLDPETHAELGRKAFALTARYDAAVSNHLGGGGGEGAAFPATFTAQWRRVQSLRYGENPHQAAAFYTDVRLPDEPSLGGARQLQGKELSYNNIVDIDAALQLALEFREPAAVIIKHTNPCGVGTSGRRLLDAFKKARACDPVSAYGGVIGFNRPVNRETAQEVAGTFFEAVVAPSYDREARKILAAKGNLRLMETGCEFRWGRDAEWEMKRVSGGLLLQSRDRHLLDPADLKVVTKRPPTAGERTALLFAWKVCKHVKSNAIVFALKDRTVGVGAGQMSRVDSARIAVMKAQLPTRGTVVASDAFFPFRDGLDVAAEAGATAVIQPGGSVRDAEVIAAADGHGMAMVFAGVRHFRH, encoded by the coding sequence ATGGCGAGAATCCATCGGGCGATCCTGAGCGTTTCCGACAAGGCCGGGATCGTGGAGTTCGCGCGCGGGCTCTCCCGCCTTGGGGTCGAGCTGTTCGGCTCCGGCGGGACCGCGCGGATGCTCCGCGAGAAGAAGATCCGGGTCCGGCTGATCGAGGAGTACACGGGGTTCCCGGAGATGCTCGACGGCCGGGTCAAGACGCTGAATCCGAAGATCCACGGGGGGATCCTCGCGGTCCGGGGAAACCCCGCGCACATGCGGACGATCCAGGCGCACGGCATCGTTCCCTTCGACATGCTGGTGGTGAACCTCTATCCCTTCGAGGCGACGGTGGCCCGGCCCGGATGCACGCCGGAGGAGGCGATCGAGAACATCGACATCGGCGGCCCGGCGATGGTCCGCTCGGCTGCGAAGAACTTCCGGGACGTGGCGGTGGTCACCGATCCCGCCGACTACCGGCAGATCCTCGAGCGGCTGAGGAAGGGGAACGGGAGCCTCGACCCGGAGACCCACGCCGAGCTGGGACGGAAGGCCTTCGCCCTCACCGCCCGCTACGACGCGGCCGTCTCGAACCATCTCGGCGGCGGGGGCGGGGAGGGGGCCGCGTTCCCGGCGACCTTCACGGCGCAGTGGCGCAGGGTCCAGTCGCTCCGGTACGGGGAGAACCCCCACCAGGCCGCCGCCTTCTACACGGATGTCCGCCTGCCGGACGAGCCGTCGCTGGGAGGGGCGCGCCAGCTCCAGGGGAAGGAGCTTTCCTACAACAACATCGTGGACATCGACGCGGCGCTCCAGCTCGCCCTGGAGTTCCGGGAGCCGGCCGCCGTGATCATCAAGCACACCAACCCCTGCGGGGTGGGGACCTCCGGGCGCAGGCTCCTGGACGCCTTCAAGAAGGCGAGGGCGTGCGACCCGGTCTCCGCCTACGGCGGCGTCATCGGGTTCAACCGGCCGGTGAACCGGGAAACGGCGCAGGAGGTGGCCGGCACCTTCTTCGAGGCGGTCGTCGCCCCCTCCTACGACCGGGAGGCCCGCAAAATCCTCGCGGCGAAGGGGAACCTCCGGCTGATGGAGACGGGGTGCGAGTTCCGGTGGGGGCGGGATGCGGAGTGGGAGATGAAGCGGGTCAGCGGGGGGCTGCTGCTCCAGAGCCGGGACCGGCACCTGCTCGATCCGGCGGACCTCAAGGTGGTGACGAAGCGGCCTCCCACCGCCGGGGAGCGGACCGCGCTGCTCTTTGCCTGGAAGGTCTGCAAGCATGTGAAGTCGAACGCCATCGTCTTCGCCCTGAAGGACCGGACGGTGGGAGTGGGGGCGGGGCAGATGAGCCGGGTCGATTCCGCCAGGATCGCGGTGATGAAGGCCCAGCTTCCGACCCGCGGGACGGTGGTGGCCTCGGACGCCTTCTTCCCGTTCCGGGACGGGCTCGACGTGGCCGCGGAGGCGGGGGCGACCGCGGTCATCCAGCCCGGCGGATCGGTCCGCGACGCGGAGGTGATCGCGGCGGCGGACGGGCACGGGATGGCGATGGTGTTCGCGGGAGTGCGGCATTTCCGGCATTGA
- a CDS encoding phosphoribosylamine--glycine ligase: MKILVVGSGGREHALVWKIAQSPLVEKIYAAPGNPGMAKEAELVSVSVEDLPGIAAFAAGKRIDLTVVGPEAPLAKGLTDLLVAKGLLVCGPSGAAAQLEGSKVFTKRILAKYRIPTAAFREFDEFDDAQHYVLSHRLPVVIKADGLAAGKGVAVAGTYEEAVAFLRDVMEKRVFGAAGERVVVEECLTGEEASYIVFTDGEKIVPLPSSQDHKRIGDGDSGPNTGGMGAYSPAPVVTPEVEAKILGKIFEPLLAGMRAEGTPFRGILYGGLMIERGEPKVLEFNVRFGDPEAQPLFLRLKSDLVPLLVQCAQGKITDAVMEIDPRPTVCIVMSSGGYPGSYRKGFPIAGIREAEGEGGVVVFHAGTALRDGSLVTNGGRVLGVTAVDDDIASAIARGYRAAGKIRWEGAYYRTDIGKKALLRGGGTP, translated from the coding sequence CTGAAGATCCTGGTGGTGGGGAGCGGGGGGCGGGAGCACGCCCTGGTCTGGAAGATCGCCCAGAGCCCGCTGGTGGAGAAGATCTATGCGGCCCCGGGGAATCCGGGGATGGCGAAGGAGGCCGAGCTCGTTTCCGTTTCCGTGGAGGACCTCCCCGGGATCGCCGCCTTCGCCGCGGGGAAGCGGATCGACCTTACGGTCGTCGGCCCCGAGGCGCCGCTGGCCAAGGGGCTTACCGACCTGCTGGTCGCGAAGGGGCTGCTCGTGTGCGGGCCGAGCGGGGCGGCGGCGCAACTCGAGGGCTCCAAGGTGTTCACGAAGAGGATCCTGGCCAAGTACCGGATCCCGACCGCCGCGTTCCGGGAGTTCGACGAATTCGACGACGCGCAGCACTACGTGCTCTCCCACAGGCTGCCGGTGGTGATCAAGGCGGACGGCCTGGCGGCGGGGAAGGGAGTCGCGGTCGCGGGGACCTACGAGGAGGCGGTCGCCTTCCTCCGGGACGTGATGGAGAAGCGGGTGTTCGGCGCGGCGGGGGAGCGGGTGGTGGTGGAGGAGTGCCTCACGGGGGAGGAGGCCTCCTATATCGTCTTCACCGACGGGGAGAAGATCGTGCCGCTGCCTTCCTCGCAGGACCACAAGCGGATCGGGGACGGCGACTCGGGACCGAATACCGGCGGGATGGGGGCCTACTCCCCGGCTCCCGTGGTGACCCCGGAGGTCGAGGCGAAGATCCTCGGGAAGATTTTCGAGCCGCTCCTGGCGGGGATGCGCGCGGAGGGGACCCCGTTCCGGGGGATCCTCTACGGCGGGCTGATGATCGAGCGGGGGGAGCCCAAGGTGCTCGAGTTCAACGTCCGGTTCGGCGACCCGGAGGCGCAGCCGCTCTTCCTGCGCCTGAAAAGCGACCTGGTCCCGCTGCTGGTCCAGTGCGCGCAGGGGAAGATCACCGACGCCGTCATGGAGATCGATCCCCGCCCGACGGTCTGCATCGTGATGTCCTCCGGCGGCTATCCCGGGTCGTACCGGAAGGGCTTCCCGATCGCCGGGATCCGGGAGGCGGAAGGCGAAGGCGGGGTCGTGGTGTTCCACGCGGGGACCGCGCTCCGGGACGGGTCGCTCGTCACCAACGGGGGGCGGGTCCTCGGGGTGACGGCGGTGGACGACGACATCGCGAGCGCCATCGCCCGGGGGTACCGGGCGGCCGGGAAGATCCGGTGGGAGGGGGCCTACTACCGGACCGACATCGGGAAAAAGGCGCTGCTGCGGGGGGGGGGAACGCCATGA
- a CDS encoding 5-(carboxyamino)imidazole ribonucleotide mutase — protein MNGKVLILMGSSSDAEVMKEAAGVLSGFGIPHALVVTSAHRSPERTRKIVRDAEKDGISVIIAGAGAAAHLAGVVAAETALPVIGVPLANSPLAGFDSLLSTVQMPAGVPVATVAVGKAGARNAGHLAARILALSSPELMARVQDHRKKMAEAVAASADEVR, from the coding sequence ATGAACGGCAAGGTCCTCATCCTGATGGGATCCAGTTCGGACGCGGAGGTGATGAAGGAGGCCGCCGGGGTGCTTTCCGGGTTCGGCATTCCCCATGCCCTGGTCGTCACCTCGGCTCACCGTTCGCCGGAGCGCACCCGAAAGATCGTCCGGGATGCGGAGAAGGACGGCATCTCGGTCATCATCGCGGGGGCGGGCGCCGCGGCGCACCTGGCCGGTGTCGTGGCCGCGGAAACGGCCCTGCCGGTCATCGGGGTCCCCCTGGCGAATTCCCCGCTGGCGGGCTTCGACTCCCTGCTCTCCACCGTGCAGATGCCGGCCGGGGTCCCGGTCGCGACGGTGGCGGTCGGAAAGGCGGGGGCCCGCAACGCGGGCCATCTCGCGGCGCGGATCCTCGCGCTGTCCTCCCCGGAGCTGATGGCCCGGGTGCAGGACCACCGGAAGAAGATGGCGGAGGCCGTCGCCGCGTCGGCCGACGAGGTGCGATGA
- a CDS encoding threonylcarbamoyl-AMP synthase gives MLPPGVFRSLRSGGLVVFPTDTLYGLGADPGSAAALEALFSLKGREEGKPVPLLLDSAERAWAFAAEVPEAARRLMERFWPGALTIVLPASPRLLPAVAGPGRTVGLRVPDHPVPRALAKALGGAVTGTSANRSGSPARWQEPEAIAREFAGRVEWILWDGPSPAGREGGGPGSTVVSVENDRLCLLREGEIPFRSITDHQPKG, from the coding sequence CTGCTCCCCCCGGGGGTTTTCCGCTCCCTTCGGTCCGGCGGGCTGGTGGTCTTTCCCACGGACACTCTGTACGGTCTGGGGGCCGATCCCGGATCCGCCGCGGCGCTCGAGGCGCTGTTTTCCCTCAAGGGACGGGAGGAAGGGAAGCCGGTCCCCCTGCTCCTGGACTCCGCGGAGAGGGCCTGGGCCTTCGCGGCGGAGGTTCCCGAGGCGGCCCGGCGGCTGATGGAGCGGTTCTGGCCGGGGGCGCTCACGATCGTCCTTCCCGCATCTCCCCGCCTCCTTCCCGCGGTCGCGGGGCCGGGGAGAACGGTCGGGCTCCGGGTTCCGGACCACCCGGTTCCCCGGGCGCTCGCGAAGGCGCTCGGAGGGGCGGTGACGGGGACCTCGGCCAACCGGTCGGGCAGTCCGGCCCGCTGGCAGGAGCCGGAGGCGATCGCCCGCGAGTTCGCGGGGAGGGTGGAGTGGATCCTGTGGGACGGACCCTCCCCGGCCGGGAGGGAGGGCGGGGGCCCGGGATCGACCGTCGTGTCCGTGGAGAATGACCGCCTTTGCCTTCTGAGGGAAGGGGAGATCCCCTTCCGGAGCATCACAGACCACCAACCGAAAGGGTGA